One region of Molothrus aeneus isolate 106 chromosome 1, BPBGC_Maene_1.0, whole genome shotgun sequence genomic DNA includes:
- the LOC136556834 gene encoding microtubule-associated protein 4-like encodes MADLDHSLSLADALTEPPPDVEQEVKRDFIATLEAEKFDDVVGETVDKTDYVPLLDDEEQARPGSQEPKSKGHVDGIAVEHSSASGPMVVENGDHGLQDHHTEA; translated from the exons ATGGCTGACCTGGACCACTCCCTGAGCCTGGCCGATGCTCTGACGGAGCCGCCCCCTGACGTGGAGCAGGAGGTGAAGAGAGACTTCATCGCCACGCTGGAGGCTGAGAAGTTTGATGACGTGGTGGGGGAGACTGTGGACAAGACAGACTACGTGCCCCTGCTGGATGATGAGGAGCAGGccaggcctggcagccaggagcccAAAAGCAAAGGCCACGTGGACGGAATTGCCGTGGAAC ATTCCTCAGCCTCGGGGCCCATGGTGGTGGAGAACGGTGACCACGGGCTGCAGGACCATCACACAG